Genomic segment of Colletotrichum destructivum chromosome 5, complete sequence:
TAGCTTCTATTCCTAGCGCCCGTCCTACGTAACCAAGAaaccctcggcggcgagcagtAAGCCGCGTCGTAGGGAAATTACAGTGGACAAAGAACGCTGTAACAGTGGGCCCTCCACGAAGTGACAGGCCGGGCAAGGAGGGGTGATGAAGAAGGGGCACGGAACATTGTTATGACGGGATTCCGGCGGGATGGTGCCGTTCCAACTGCGGAACTGGCTTGTGTCTCTGTCTGCCAAGCATTTCATTGGTGGGGGTGTTCGACGAGGCCCGCTGAATTTTCCTAGAGGATCACGACCGAGTCACTGAGAGAGACACTCGCGGGGAGTTGAGCTTCGACACTGAAATACCCTACCTTTGACAACACCCCTCACTGACGTTTGCCACCGTTTGCTTGCCGTATCAATCCATCAAGATGCTTCTCTGTAGGAGCCCCCCTCCACTCGCCCGGCTCCCAATCTCTCACTCGCGCGTGCACTGACATCCTCTTTGCAGTTTGCCCCAACTGCGCCAACATCCTCACCGTCTCCGCCTACGCTGGCGTGCGCAACCGCCTCGAGTGCCGCACCTGCCCCTTCGAGCACGCCATCACGGAGCCCATCTACTCGCGCCGCGACTTCGAGCGCAAGGAGCGCGAGGACGTCTtcggcggccccggcgaGTGGGACAACGCCGACAAGGCGCGCGCTCAGTGTCCCAAGGAGGGCtgcaacggcgaggaggccgctTTCTTCCAGGTGCAGATTCGCAGTGCCGACGAGCCCATGACGACGTTCTACAAGGTATGTCTTTCACGGGGGGCTGacatggggaggggggttgtgGTTGGGATGCTAACGGTGGTTTTGCAGTGCATGACTTGCGGAAATCGGTGGAGAGAAAACTGATATGGAGGAGAGAGGTTGATCATTTCACGGTGCATTGCGAGGCGTTGGGCGGGGATGTTTGGGTTTACTTGGTTTCATTTGATATCCGTGATCTTTGATCTCGCTCCCGGTCGCGTTTGCTCAGCGAGGCGGCCTCTGTAAGGCTGCGCTGCGTGTCGAGCATTCGACACGAGGCGGCATTAATCTCATGCGACTGGCTGGCATCGTTACCGCAAACGCCCCTTTATTTGTTTTTATCGTCATAACCTCGTGATGTGTCTGGCATCGTACTACTTCTGCGACTGCGCACTTCTCCTGGGCAGTCGCCAACGGTCCATGTCCACAATTTTTTGAGGCCTGCCCTGCCTCGAGTGCATTGCCCGGCCGTCATGTTCCTCGACCCACAACATGCATCCAAATTGCATGTGTGTCCTTGCCGTGTGTCTATCACAGCCGTATTCATTATCAGACGTCTCTCCACGGCATCCGCGTCACGCATCGCTCCGGTGCCAGTCGATGGCCGCCTTCATGCCTTCGTCGATCAGCCGCTGCACGAGGTCCGGGCTGATGATGTCTAGCCGGAACTGCtcctgctgcagcagctcgaggtGCTTGAGTGTCGGGCCGGGGTACATGAGATACTTCAGATACGGCGGCCGGGTCCAGTACTGCAAGTAGGCGAGGTAGGCGATGAATTCGGGGCGCGTAAGAAGCTTTTGCGTTGCGAGGTGATTAAGGTAAAGCGGGTTCGCAAGCGATTGGACAAACTGCGCGCACGCGGAAACGGCGCGGTTAGCTTTTTTTGCTCAAGTGGTGCGGGCAAAGGGGAGGAAGTGCGTGGATGGGTTGGGATGGAGGGGTGCgcacctcgagctcgatTTCGAAGCGAGTGAAGCCGCCGTAGACGGGCTCGCTGTCTGGTGTTGGAGGCGGCTGAGAGGCCGCTTGCTCTGGTACTGTGGTTGCCATCGTCGCGGTATGCGTAGTTGTGTTCTGCGGGATGCGACGGATAGGTTGCGGGTTGGAGAAGTCGATAAGTTGGAGTGGAATTGGATCGGAGCTAGGACAGGGGTCCATCGCTAGCCCTGTCCGGCAGCTGCTACAGAGTGACATGGCCTTCGGGGTATTGTTCCCTGTAGGTACTCCATGTTGGTTTTTCTTACTGTAATCTTGAGATCCTGATGATTTTGAGAAGTTAGTACGCTCTATTCACTCTTTAGAAGAGTGTAATCTCTTTATTTTTCTGGGTTGTTTTTCTCGTAGTCATAACTAAACAAAGTCGTCGTTTAACATCTTGTCCTCCAGGGAAATGGGCTGCAGTAGCTTCCGCGGGGAGCTGCATGGCCCCTGTATCTTTTGCTTCTCGGGCTGACATCATCTTAACACCACGGTGGCATATCGATCGCTGACCGGGTGGCACTTCGTTGGGACAGGGCCTCGGGGCAACTGTTAACTCACTCTCGTGGTATGAGAGGCTCAGGTATCCTCAAAACCGAACAGTCTCGGGTTTCCATCATAAAAGCTCAAAAGTCGGGTTGGAAAGGACAGTTGGCCCATTCGGGATACGCAAAAACAAatgaaaacaaaaaaaaTGTAATGGCAAACCGCGACAGCAGCTTGTGTCCTTTGGATGATTTGTATATTGGTAAATCACAATAAGTCAAATTAGAACAAGCTTACTATATCATCTTTTGGCCATTTTCCTTGGACATAGCCGCTTCACGTAAAGACGCAGCTGAGATTCATCGTCGCATCTATTCATTTCAGGAGAATGATATTTCTCCGAAAACTGGCTTCTTTTTCTCAAATCCCAGTCTGATCTTCAAAAGTCTCAGCGCGGGTTCATTCCCAGTGATACTCGAGAATAAACACAGATAATACCGCTTCATTTTGGAAATCAGTCTGATTCTTTGGAACTCGGCATCAAAGCCTCAATGTGAACTCGCAGTTTCTTCTCCATTACCATCATGACTCACGCATTGAGGTCAACTTCTTTTGATTTGTCCTTTCTTGCTCAATCTACCGAACTGATGAGCAGCATTACATTTTGCAACTACCAATGGATGGCATGGAGTAATGCGGAACTTTTGTGTACCTGTCTCGAAACACATTCAAGTAGATTGATCATGATTCCCAGTGCCTCTCACTGGCACAGTGAAACAGGCAGAACCCAGGCAGAAGTGGACTAGAATAGCAACAATACTATCTAGACTTCTGGGCGTTGGGCTTAGCTGGTAGCCGGTTTCAACTGAGGTAGCCATGTCCTGGAGAAGATCTCCCACATCTTTGAATATTCCATCCGATGGCACTGTAGTGTCACAGAGCCAATCAGCAGTGATGACATGTTCGACAACACGTGGGAAAACATGTTGCTCCCATGCATCTGGTTTTGCTAGTCGTCATGATTACATGACACCTACTTCTTCAATTCGCGTTGAGTCTCTCGTTATGATACATACAGTGCCACCGATACTTCGGGTACCTAAGAATAGTGTGAAGATAAAGATGGCTACAGGTAGATCATACAGAATATGAATTCAGGCAGACAGTAAGATCAGTGGGGTCTCTTTTTTGATGAGCACATGAAATTGTGCATCTGTACATCGCATTTCAGACAAGCCAGATGCGTTCGCTATTTCTCTTTATGAGATTGGGTGTTGAGATAACATATCCTCCAAACGCATGATAGAGAATCATAATGAGCAAACGTGTAACAGGACGAATTCTGGTTTGCTCTTCAAGGTAAGGAAATATGAATCTGAATTAAAGCAGGACTACATATTTAAATGCACCTCTTTTCGGCTGCGTTATTTCTTTTTGACACCTGTTTTTCGCACCCTTCATACTTCAACCCTTTTTATTGTTCCGTCGATACATGGCCCGGTTAATTGTGGAAATGAAAGATGTTTTGGGTGTGCTAGAATGTTTTAATGGGATATTTTCAAGCTTCATTCAGCAAAGTGAGGTGAAAAACAGGCCCCTCTCCCATCTTACTGTCCTGCTGAACAGTCTGCTAGCCAATAGGCGCCACGGCCGGTGACTGCCCAAAGCTGGCCCCATTTCTCCAAGTCGATTCCCCACTAAAAAGTTTCCCAAGTGCCCAGAGCCAGCGCCAAGACACAAGCTGCCATGCTGCCTGCCGCTGTCAGGTCACGAAATTTCCCAACTCATCAACTGCGCAAACACctgtcctcgtcggcctcgaccctGCCCGCCCCCTGCGCGAGGGTATTAGTAAAAGACAATACAGATGTCCTCGAAGCGCAGATACGCGGCCTCTGACGTtaacgacgtcgtcgagccgccTCAAAAGCGCAGCAGGAAGCCCAACCCGAAGACGCGCGACCACC
This window contains:
- a CDS encoding Putative Zinc finger, TFIIS-type, DNA-directed RNA polymerase, M/15kDa subunit, whose amino-acid sequence is MLLFCPNCANILTVSAYAGVRNRLECRTCPFEHAITEPIYSRRDFERKEREDVFGGPGEWDNADKARAQCPKEGCNGEEAAFFQVQIRSADEPMTTFYKCMTCGNRWREN
- a CDS encoding Putative mediator complex, subunit Med31, mediator of RNA polymerase II, subunit Med31 superfamily is translated as MATTVPEQAASQPPPTPDSEPVYGGFTRFEIELEFVQSLANPLYLNHLATQKLLTRPEFIAYLAYLQYWTRPPYLKYLMYPGPTLKHLELLQQEQFRLDIISPDLVQRLIDEGMKAAIDWHRSDA